A region of Chloracidobacterium sp. DNA encodes the following proteins:
- a CDS encoding phenylacetate--CoA ligase family protein: MSLALKLYHRLPVFSRSLVASARGYYLRWWRYDKETDRLVEEALERDMWNETQWADWRAKRLSYILNRAATQVPYYRRHWEEKRRQGDTASWKILENWPILEKQTLRESSKEFVADDCTISKMFHDHTSGTTGTSLDLWFSFQSVKQWYALLEARAKIWYGISRKDRWAILGGQLVTPVGQQKPPFWVWNAGLNQLYLSSYHLAPNLIPAYLQAIVDYKIKYILGYSSAIYTLAQETLKLGRKDLKMDVVITNAEPLYEYQRQTISEAFSCPVRETYGMSETAAAGSECEKGSMHLWPDTGIIEAIDDGNDGPSDFLCTGLINADMPLIRYRVGDAGKLSNAKCDCGRKLPLIEKIEGRSDDLLYTADGRRVGRLDPIFKSNLPIIEAQIIQKSLKQVNVKYVPAHNFTNEALKVLTELIRERMGDIEVKFEEVEVVPRTSRGKFRAVICELSMEEKSALEAR; this comes from the coding sequence ATGAGCCTCGCGCTAAAGCTCTATCACAGATTGCCCGTTTTTTCACGCTCGTTGGTTGCGAGTGCTCGCGGTTATTATTTGCGTTGGTGGAGGTACGATAAAGAAACAGACAGACTCGTCGAAGAGGCGTTGGAACGCGACATGTGGAACGAAACCCAGTGGGCCGACTGGCGAGCAAAACGTCTTTCATATATTTTAAATCGGGCCGCAACTCAGGTTCCCTATTATCGTCGACATTGGGAAGAAAAGCGTCGGCAAGGCGATACTGCGTCTTGGAAAATTTTAGAAAACTGGCCGATCCTTGAGAAACAAACTTTGCGTGAGAGCAGCAAAGAATTTGTCGCTGACGACTGCACAATCTCAAAAATGTTTCACGATCACACGAGCGGCACCACAGGAACTTCGCTCGATCTTTGGTTCTCGTTTCAGTCCGTAAAGCAGTGGTATGCTCTCTTAGAAGCCCGGGCAAAAATTTGGTACGGCATTTCGCGAAAAGATAGATGGGCGATCCTCGGAGGTCAGCTTGTTACTCCTGTCGGACAGCAAAAACCTCCATTTTGGGTTTGGAATGCCGGGTTGAATCAACTGTACCTTTCCTCATATCACCTTGCACCCAATTTGATCCCAGCATATTTGCAGGCCATCGTTGATTACAAGATTAAGTATATTTTGGGTTATTCTTCTGCAATCTATACTCTGGCGCAGGAAACTCTGAAACTTGGCCGCAAGGATCTAAAAATGGATGTCGTAATAACAAACGCCGAGCCATTATATGAGTATCAACGACAGACGATAAGCGAAGCGTTTAGCTGTCCGGTTCGCGAGACGTACGGCATGTCCGAGACCGCAGCAGCAGGTAGCGAGTGCGAAAAAGGATCGATGCATCTATGGCCCGATACCGGAATTATTGAAGCCATTGATGATGGAAATGATGGCCCTTCTGACTTTCTCTGTACAGGCCTGATCAATGCTGATATGCCTCTAATCCGATACAGAGTTGGGGATGCCGGCAAACTCTCCAATGCAAAGTGTGACTGCGGAAGAAAATTGCCGCTTATTGAAAAGATTGAAGGCCGAAGCGATGACCTTTTATATACCGCAGATGGAAGGCGTGTCGGTCGATTAGATCCTATATTTAAGAGCAACTTGCCGATCATTGAGGCTCAGATAATTCAAAAATCACTGAAGCAAGTGAATGTTAAATATGTTCCAGCTCACAATTTTACGAACGAAGCTTTGAAGGTGTTAACAGAACTCATCCGTGAGCGCATGGGTGATATTGAAGTGAAGTTTGAAGAAGTTGAAGTCGTGCCGAGAACCAGCCGAGGAAAGTTCCGGGCCGTGATCTGTGAGTTATCGATGGAAGAAAAGTCGGCGTTGGAAGCACGTTGA
- a CDS encoding O-antigen ligase family protein codes for MRAEALVNRPLVRTQKRQGVKSKASRDFLVVMLLSIVHLPLGVALYNTGSVGVAHPFLIFSFGLYLALKKKVNTGHVACVAAYIIGAEVLWRMAGVPTPWEFGKYAAAGIMLAAIFRSHRFEVPKLPLLYLGLLIPSGLMVIAETDLSRATAALSFNLSGPVLLLVSAWFFYKTRISPSEFRRLLIAFILPLLSVAMSALFYTVTAEDLSFTGESNLATSGGFGPNQVSSMLGLGVFVSAAGFLIFKKRSKFSIYFALSALFFATLSVMTFSRGGMYNAVGGIFVLLMFGLRDVSSGLRRLAPAVILGALFVLFIYPMLNDFTGGALQERFEDTGTSQRSDIAWTDIEMFMDNPAFGVGVGASYAYREKYYHKAMAHTEFARMISEHGSLGLAAILVMLAFLIVNLKRPNSTPGRAFIAGGLTWACLFMTNAGMRLAAPAFIWGLSFITIVSLRPHLGRAIGRVKNQGSSKTSTIPSKEMQATRSVRANLPT; via the coding sequence GTGAGAGCAGAAGCACTAGTCAATAGGCCTTTAGTCCGAACCCAAAAACGGCAAGGAGTAAAAAGCAAAGCGTCACGGGATTTCCTCGTCGTGATGCTGCTGTCGATTGTACATTTGCCGTTGGGAGTAGCGCTGTACAACACGGGGTCGGTCGGCGTTGCTCATCCGTTCTTAATATTTTCCTTTGGCCTTTATCTTGCGCTGAAAAAAAAGGTGAATACCGGACATGTTGCCTGTGTGGCTGCTTATATTATCGGAGCAGAAGTATTATGGAGAATGGCCGGTGTGCCGACTCCCTGGGAATTTGGTAAATATGCGGCCGCAGGGATCATGCTTGCTGCGATATTTCGCAGTCATCGGTTTGAGGTACCTAAACTGCCTTTGTTGTATTTGGGATTGCTAATTCCATCGGGTTTGATGGTTATCGCGGAAACCGACCTAAGCCGGGCGACAGCCGCGCTAAGCTTCAACCTGTCTGGCCCTGTATTATTGTTGGTTAGTGCTTGGTTCTTCTATAAAACTCGGATTAGTCCTTCAGAGTTTCGACGCCTGCTCATCGCTTTTATTTTGCCGCTACTTAGCGTTGCAATGTCGGCACTTTTTTATACCGTTACCGCCGAAGATCTTTCTTTTACGGGCGAATCTAATCTCGCCACGAGCGGAGGATTTGGCCCAAATCAGGTTTCATCGATGTTGGGGCTAGGTGTATTTGTTTCGGCTGCCGGCTTTCTGATATTTAAGAAGCGTTCCAAGTTTAGTATTTATTTTGCGCTTTCGGCTTTATTCTTCGCCACGCTGAGTGTTATGACTTTTTCGCGCGGCGGAATGTACAATGCTGTTGGCGGGATCTTTGTTTTGTTGATGTTTGGATTACGTGATGTTTCTTCGGGACTGCGCCGGCTGGCGCCGGCTGTAATTTTGGGGGCACTGTTCGTATTGTTCATCTATCCGATGCTGAATGATTTTACAGGTGGTGCATTACAGGAGCGATTTGAGGATACCGGCACTTCGCAGCGGTCTGATATAGCCTGGACAGATATTGAAATGTTCATGGATAATCCTGCCTTTGGTGTTGGCGTTGGTGCGTCTTATGCCTATCGAGAAAAGTATTATCACAAGGCCATGGCACATACCGAATTCGCCCGGATGATATCCGAGCACGGTTCATTGGGTTTAGCTGCGATATTGGTAATGCTGGCCTTCTTAATAGTAAATCTGAAACGCCCAAATTCGACACCGGGCAGGGCATTTATCGCCGGTGGACTTACGTGGGCATGTCTGTTTATGACCAATGCAGGTATGAGACTTGCGGCGCCCGCTTTTATTTGGGGCCTTAGCTTCATCACAATAGTTAGCCTTCGGCCGCATCTAGGACGAGCGATCGGCAGGGTCAAAAATCAAGGTTCCTCAAAAACATCAACGATTCCCAGTAAAGAAATGCAGGCAACCAGATCAGTTCGAGCAAATTTACCAACCTGA
- a CDS encoding glycosyltransferase family 4 protein — MEAISELFAKTTVVVPCENAILQSGGTPLIGRNLEVVRLAVPSGAGLRRKLAMSFWIITNGKVIWRQIKNADAVHTPIPGDVGTIGMLFALMMRKPIFVRHCGNWFVQRTIAEKFWKWSMEFFGGGRNVMFATGGSSQPPSQSNPSLKWIFSTSLRRGQIAGREPLTLPADGRIRLAIACRQEARKGTDIVIDSMPNILRTFPNASLDVIGDGSLLATLKQRVQELGLKDKVNFHGKLEHAKVISLLKQNHIFCYPTSASEGFPKVVLEALASGMPVITTRVSVLPDLISSGCGVLLDSPSPASLSNAVIEVCSDQAKYKVMSSKAMSTAQKYSLEDWRDFIGKTLREAWNVSTLS, encoded by the coding sequence ATGGAGGCGATATCCGAGCTCTTCGCAAAAACAACTGTCGTCGTTCCATGTGAAAACGCCATTCTACAGAGTGGTGGCACTCCGTTAATAGGCCGCAATTTGGAGGTCGTTCGATTGGCCGTTCCTAGCGGAGCAGGTCTAAGAAGAAAATTGGCTATGTCTTTTTGGATCATCACGAATGGAAAAGTCATTTGGCGACAGATAAAAAATGCAGACGCAGTTCACACGCCGATACCGGGCGATGTCGGAACTATCGGCATGCTCTTTGCTTTGATGATGCGGAAACCGATCTTTGTCAGGCACTGCGGCAACTGGTTTGTACAGCGCACCATTGCTGAGAAATTTTGGAAATGGAGTATGGAATTTTTTGGCGGTGGCCGAAACGTGATGTTTGCGACCGGAGGATCGTCCCAGCCACCATCGCAGAGCAATCCTAGCCTGAAATGGATATTTTCCACATCACTTAGGCGCGGTCAGATCGCAGGCCGTGAGCCACTTACCTTACCGGCAGACGGCCGGATAAGGCTGGCGATCGCGTGTAGGCAGGAAGCAAGAAAAGGGACGGACATTGTGATAGACAGCATGCCCAATATTTTACGTACCTTTCCGAATGCTTCGCTTGATGTGATCGGTGATGGTTCGTTGCTGGCGACATTGAAACAACGAGTTCAAGAGCTTGGTTTGAAAGACAAAGTAAATTTTCACGGAAAGCTTGAGCATGCAAAAGTCATCTCGCTGTTAAAACAGAATCATATATTTTGTTATCCGACATCTGCTTCAGAAGGTTTTCCAAAAGTAGTTCTCGAAGCACTCGCCAGTGGAATGCCTGTGATAACTACGAGGGTTTCGGTGCTGCCTGATTTGATTTCTTCTGGATGCGGTGTGCTGCTTGATTCCCCATCGCCGGCAAGCTTGTCAAACGCTGTCATAGAAGTTTGTTCGGATCAGGCCAAGTATAAAGTAATGTCGTCGAAGGCAATGAGCACGGCTCAGAAATACAGCCTCGAAGACTGGCGGGATTTTATCGGCAAGACTCTGCGAGAAGCGTGGAACGTCTCGACACTTTCCTGA
- a CDS encoding glycosyltransferase family 4 protein: protein MKRVSLCVVGNLLGRNPGYITTQGQILADLLTKEGHTVISCSSKINRVFRLLDIVWTVFRNRKKFDVLILEVYSGLNILMSETVSLLGRLLGVPMIFVLHGGNLPEFSKKYPRWVKRVLERGDILVAPSTYLVKGLKHLGLSIRVVRNIIDVNEYPHRLRRNISPKMIWMRSFHTIYNPQMAVMVVRSVRDKHPDASLVMAGLDKGLEFETRSLVEELGLQHAVRFPGFLDHEAKIKEFSKADIYLNTNRIDNMPVAVVEACAMGLPVVATAVGGLPDLLVHGKTGMLVADDDVEEMTNAVSSLLKDPELTEKLSKNGRALAELSSWNTVRGCWVELFTEIMKTKLQGQRSKDLSYLTSNK from the coding sequence ATGAAGCGTGTAAGTTTATGCGTTGTCGGTAATCTGCTGGGAAGGAACCCTGGTTACATTACTACGCAAGGACAAATTTTAGCCGATCTTCTAACAAAAGAAGGCCATACGGTTATTAGTTGTTCTTCAAAAATAAATCGAGTGTTTCGTTTGCTCGATATTGTTTGGACCGTATTTAGGAATCGAAAGAAGTTTGATGTCCTAATTTTAGAAGTTTACAGCGGACTTAATATATTGATGTCCGAGACGGTCAGTTTATTGGGAAGACTTTTAGGCGTTCCGATGATCTTTGTTCTTCACGGAGGTAATTTACCTGAGTTTTCAAAAAAGTATCCGCGTTGGGTGAAACGTGTACTGGAAAGAGGAGATATCCTTGTCGCACCATCCACGTATTTAGTAAAAGGACTCAAACATCTGGGACTTTCGATTCGCGTTGTCCGCAACATCATTGACGTAAATGAGTATCCTCACAGGCTAAGGCGCAACATAAGTCCGAAAATGATCTGGATGAGATCGTTCCACACCATATACAATCCGCAAATGGCTGTAATGGTTGTGAGATCGGTAAGAGATAAGCATCCCGATGCGAGTCTGGTCATGGCGGGGTTGGATAAAGGCTTAGAGTTCGAGACCAGATCATTGGTCGAGGAATTAGGATTGCAGCATGCCGTTCGATTTCCAGGTTTTCTGGATCATGAGGCAAAGATCAAGGAATTTTCCAAAGCCGACATATACCTGAACACAAATCGTATAGATAACATGCCGGTCGCCGTTGTCGAAGCATGTGCCATGGGATTACCTGTAGTTGCGACCGCTGTCGGAGGCTTGCCGGATCTTTTAGTTCACGGCAAGACTGGTATGTTGGTTGCGGATGATGATGTTGAAGAAATGACAAATGCCGTTAGTTCGCTTTTAAAAGATCCGGAATTGACAGAAAAACTATCAAAAAATGGACGAGCATTAGCTGAATTGTCTTCATGGAACACGGTTCGAGGTTGTTGGGTCGAACTCTTCACCGAGATCATGAAAACCAAGCTTCAAGGACAGCGATCGAAAGACCTTTCGTATCTTACTTCAAATAAATGA
- a CDS encoding glycosyltransferase family 2 protein, with translation MNKIDAQLYPFVSVIIPVHNEGNFILRSLGALLDQTYPKDRMEIILADGMSTDNTRQLAEQIASESTIPVRFVDNVRKIAPSGLNLALGVAKGEIIVRVDGHTIVEPDYVSECVDALMRSGAANAGGKMNAVTEGSAGQAIAIATSSRFGIGNARFHYSDSEEYVDTVYLGAWPKKIFDRYGLFNEELVRNQDDEFNYRLRAAGEKILLSPRIKSIYYNRSSFKTLWRQYFQYGYWKVRVLQMHPRQMSMRQFVPLVFVTSLIVTAILSLLLPFGWLAFASVVLSYLAANLVATVIAGKTKITLLPLVSLSFVILHLSYGFGFLLGVFSFVGYWFKPRTGGVLPVDQ, from the coding sequence ATGAATAAAATAGATGCACAATTATATCCCTTTGTTTCGGTAATAATACCCGTTCACAACGAAGGGAATTTTATTCTGAGAAGTTTGGGAGCGCTGCTTGATCAGACATATCCAAAGGATCGTATGGAGATCATATTGGCCGATGGAATGTCCACCGACAACACACGACAGCTTGCCGAACAGATTGCAAGTGAATCGACGATCCCCGTTAGGTTTGTCGACAATGTGAGGAAGATCGCTCCTTCCGGTTTAAATCTGGCTTTGGGCGTTGCCAAAGGCGAGATCATTGTTCGTGTTGATGGTCACACCATTGTAGAGCCGGATTATGTAAGCGAATGCGTTGATGCCTTAATGCGCAGCGGAGCCGCCAATGCCGGTGGAAAAATGAACGCCGTTACTGAGGGTTCGGCCGGACAGGCGATTGCAATTGCGACCAGCTCGCGATTTGGCATAGGAAATGCGCGATTTCATTATTCTGACAGTGAGGAATATGTCGATACGGTCTATCTCGGTGCATGGCCTAAAAAAATATTTGACCGCTATGGCCTCTTCAACGAAGAACTCGTTAGAAATCAAGATGACGAATTTAATTACAGGCTTCGGGCCGCCGGCGAAAAAATACTGCTTTCGCCGCGTATCAAATCGATATACTACAATCGCAGCTCGTTCAAAACTCTTTGGCGGCAATATTTCCAATACGGCTATTGGAAAGTGCGTGTTCTGCAGATGCATCCGCGTCAGATGAGCATGCGTCAGTTTGTTCCGCTAGTTTTCGTCACATCCTTGATCGTGACGGCGATATTATCGTTGTTATTGCCTTTTGGCTGGCTGGCTTTTGCAAGTGTCGTTTTAAGCTATTTAGCAGCAAATCTTGTAGCTACTGTTATTGCCGGTAAGACGAAAATTACTCTATTACCGTTGGTTTCGCTTAGTTTTGTAATTTTGCATCTTTCGTATGGATTTGGCTTTCTATTAGGCGTCTTTTCCTTTGTAGGATATTGGTTTAAACCAAGAACGGGCGGCGTTCTGCCGGTTGACCAATAG
- a CDS encoding glycosyltransferase codes for MKVGFLAGTLGRGGAERQLIYMLQALKAEQIETRVLCLTKGEAFEQEIRELGVDVDWIGSTRNQFIRLRRIVQNVRERPVDILQSVHFYTNFYAAVAGRVSRVRNIGAIRNDLTSEIKANHIFGKWHLKLPQRLIANSQIAVDRAIAKGILPENIELVRNVVTGKSGEINLRSTDANSVRILFAGRLVPQKRPELFIEMASQLCERLFDVNLEFVIAGDGPLRSDLEHLAQKHNLENKGVKFAGETSEMSELYLSSDILVLTSDHEGTPNVILEAMAYGLPVVATTVGGVPGILNDRCGILVEPTNIEELVAAASKLIANRKLRLEMGIQGKEYVRKNHSIGYLQDRLKFIYSELIRTSIAKSESRSTSQ; via the coding sequence ATGAAAGTAGGTTTTCTTGCTGGAACTCTCGGACGCGGCGGAGCGGAACGGCAGCTCATTTATATGCTTCAGGCCTTAAAGGCTGAGCAGATAGAAACCCGTGTATTATGTCTTACAAAAGGTGAAGCATTTGAGCAAGAGATTCGCGAACTCGGAGTGGACGTTGACTGGATCGGCAGCACCAGGAATCAGTTCATAAGACTTAGACGAATCGTTCAGAACGTTCGAGAGCGTCCCGTAGATATTCTGCAGAGCGTACATTTTTATACAAATTTTTATGCTGCTGTTGCGGGACGCGTTTCACGTGTTCGCAATATAGGAGCAATACGAAATGACCTGACAAGCGAGATTAAGGCAAACCACATTTTTGGGAAATGGCACTTAAAACTTCCTCAACGACTCATCGCGAATTCTCAAATAGCCGTTGACCGGGCAATAGCAAAAGGAATTCTTCCCGAAAACATCGAGCTTGTGCGAAATGTGGTTACCGGAAAAAGCGGTGAAATTAACCTCCGTTCGACGGATGCAAATAGCGTTAGGATTCTTTTTGCCGGCAGACTTGTGCCGCAAAAGCGGCCAGAGTTGTTTATCGAGATGGCGTCGCAACTTTGCGAAAGACTGTTCGACGTGAACCTGGAATTTGTTATAGCCGGCGATGGGCCGCTTCGTTCCGATCTTGAACATCTGGCGCAGAAACACAATTTAGAAAATAAAGGAGTAAAATTTGCAGGTGAAACCTCTGAGATGTCTGAGCTGTATTTATCCTCGGATATTCTGGTTTTGACCTCTGACCACGAAGGAACGCCAAATGTTATTTTAGAGGCGATGGCATACGGGTTGCCGGTTGTCGCTACAACAGTTGGCGGTGTTCCGGGGATATTAAATGATAGATGCGGGATCTTGGTAGAACCGACAAATATTGAAGAATTAGTAGCGGCGGCCTCGAAGCTTATCGCCAACAGAAAACTTCGCTTGGAAATGGGAATACAAGGAAAGGAATATGTCAGGAAAAATCACTCGATCGGCTATTTACAAGATAGGTTAAAGTTTATTTATTCTGAGTTAATTAGAACTTCGATAGCAAAAAGTGAGAGCAGAAGCACTAGTCAATAG